From Anaeromicrobium sediminis, one genomic window encodes:
- a CDS encoding mandelate racemase/muconate lactonizing enzyme family protein yields MGNNIKSIEFIKLDVPASGWSENTTVVKVTDENGLYGIGEADGSPSVIKAYGELETEHFQLTNICEVAIGRDPMEFKAIWDEMYDKSKWIGSRGVGIFAMSGIDMALYDLAGKQHNLPVYKLLGGKHRDVVAPYFTLYPSHNIEHPTVDDYLRLYEPLTAKARERKCKAVKVCLSPGVISLHDDKEVVRYIKTLRKQLGDDVKLLVDFLYRWNDWQAARWTLNKLEDADIYLAEAVLQHDDLEGHKKLANAVSTRIGACEMMTTHYEIMEWVKNTNISAIQLDYNRAGGLTAIMRIQELCDNYNVQLMPHGWATGITAAAIRHFGMASRTAMYPEYLHRDFWPGELINNLTIDDPEIIDGTVAGSDEPGLGMKINKEYFKEKTGVILE; encoded by the coding sequence ATGGGAAACAACATTAAATCTATTGAATTCATTAAATTAGATGTTCCAGCATCAGGCTGGAGTGAAAACACAACTGTTGTCAAAGTTACTGATGAAAACGGGTTATACGGCATAGGAGAGGCTGATGGTTCTCCTAGTGTAATAAAAGCCTACGGTGAACTTGAAACAGAACATTTTCAGCTTACAAATATTTGTGAAGTAGCTATCGGAAGAGACCCAATGGAATTTAAAGCAATTTGGGATGAAATGTATGACAAAAGTAAATGGATAGGCTCAAGGGGTGTTGGAATATTTGCCATGTCCGGCATAGATATGGCATTATATGACCTTGCGGGCAAACAGCATAACCTTCCAGTATATAAACTTTTAGGAGGTAAACATCGGGATGTTGTAGCACCATATTTTACTCTTTATCCGTCCCATAACATCGAACATCCTACAGTAGATGATTATCTTAGATTGTATGAACCATTGACCGCAAAAGCCAGAGAGAGAAAATGTAAAGCTGTTAAAGTATGCTTGTCTCCAGGTGTTATTTCACTTCACGATGACAAAGAAGTTGTCCGATATATTAAAACACTTAGAAAACAACTTGGTGATGATGTAAAACTTCTAGTAGATTTCCTTTATCGTTGGAATGATTGGCAGGCTGCTCGCTGGACTCTTAACAAGCTTGAAGATGCTGATATTTATCTTGCTGAGGCAGTTTTGCAGCATGATGATCTTGAAGGACACAAAAAACTTGCTAATGCAGTATCGACCAGAATAGGCGCATGCGAAATGATGACCACTCATTACGAAATTATGGAATGGGTAAAAAATACAAATATTTCAGCTATTCAGCTTGACTACAACAGAGCTGGAGGACTTACAGCTATAATGAGAATTCAAGAACTTTGCGATAATTATAATGTTCAACTAATGCCTCATGGTTGGGCAACAGGAATAACCGCAGCAGCAATACGTCATTTTGGAATGGCTAGTCGAACTGCTATGTACCCAGAATATTTACATAGAGATTTCTGGCCGGGTGAATTAATTAATAACCTAACTATAGATGATCCTGAAATTATTGATGGAACTGTTGCTGGAAGTGACGAACCCGGACTTGGAATGAAGATTAATAAAGAATACTTCAAGGAAAAAACAGGAGTTATACTAGAGTAA
- the pflA gene encoding pyruvate formate-lyase-activating protein, with translation MKFDEKASIIGKIHSFESFGTVDGPGIRFVIFMQGCKFRCLYCHNPDTFDLGAASFMLSPEQVFGKMEKFKVFYKKGGVTISGGEPLLQPTFIKEFFKLCKAERIHTAIDTGGGCLTDEVKAALTYTDMVLLDVKCIDPDIHKSLTGQPLQPTLDFAEYLSEQGISVWIRYVLVPGITDRDDLIEKHADYVSSLKNVEKVEILPFHKLALSKYEKLGIEYALKDTEPPTAERIENAKNIYKNRGIKVN, from the coding sequence ATGAAATTTGATGAAAAAGCTTCGATAATAGGAAAAATACATTCTTTTGAAAGTTTTGGAACTGTTGATGGTCCGGGTATAAGGTTTGTGATTTTTATGCAGGGGTGCAAATTCAGATGTCTTTACTGCCACAATCCTGATACCTTTGACTTGGGTGCTGCCTCTTTTATGTTAAGTCCGGAACAGGTCTTTGGAAAAATGGAAAAATTTAAAGTTTTTTATAAAAAAGGTGGGGTAACTATTTCCGGAGGAGAACCTTTGTTGCAGCCAACATTTATAAAGGAATTTTTTAAACTTTGTAAAGCGGAGAGAATACATACTGCCATTGATACAGGGGGGGGCTGCCTTACAGACGAAGTAAAAGCGGCGCTTACCTATACGGATATGGTGTTACTGGATGTGAAATGTATTGACCCTGATATACATAAATCACTTACAGGGCAGCCTCTCCAGCCGACGCTTGATTTTGCCGAGTACTTATCCGAGCAAGGTATATCTGTGTGGATACGTTATGTTCTGGTACCTGGAATAACAGACCGTGATGATCTGATAGAAAAACACGCGGACTATGTTTCTAGCTTAAAAAATGTTGAAAAAGTTGAAATATTGCCTTTTCATAAGCTTGCTCTTAGCAAATATGAAAAACTCGGCATTGAGTATGCGTTAAAAGATACTGAGCCGCCTACCGCCGAGCGAATTGAAAACGCAAAGAATATATACAAAAACAGGGGGATAAAAGTTAATTAA
- the pflB gene encoding formate C-acetyltransferase has protein sequence MDCWNGFKGDLWKAEINVRDFIQENYAPYEGDQSFLAGPTEATKTLWEKLSKMFELERERCGVYDVDTKTASTITSHKPGYIDKELEKIVGLQTDNPLKRAIFPRGGISPLEEALENYGYKLDKTIKDIYSNHRKTHNEGVMAAYTPEIRKACEAGIITGLPDNYGRGRHIGDYRRVALYGLDFIISEKEKEFKLLEPGEMTPEVIQQREELTDQLNSLNDFREMCASYGFDVSKPAKTAQEAIQFVYFAILAAAKQHDGVTISLGRTSTFIDVYVERDLKNNIITEVEAQELIDHFIMKLRIFRFLRSPEYNELFSGDPTWITESIGGFGVDGRVMVTKTSYRYLHTLYNLGVGPEPNMTVLWSERLPETWKNYCARLSIETSSIQYENDDLMRPEFGDDYAISGCVGALEIGKSTQHFGARVNLPKALLYAINGGRDEKNGAQVSPKFAPITSEYLDYDEVIERFYEVQKWLVGIYVQAVNIIHYMHDKYAYEAFQMSLHDLNIKRYETFGIAGLAITVDSLMAIKNAKVKVIRNEEGLAVDFETTGDYVPFGNSGEESDKLAVKLTKDFYNFIRPHKMHRNAKPTMSLLTITSNVVYGKMTGSTPCGRPADTPFSPGVNPMNGRDKNGAVASLTSVSDIPYTCARDGISYTFAITPPALGKGFNDRQENLAKLLDGYFTPNGGQHLNVNVFDRSLLEDAMEHPEKYPQLTIRVSGYAVNFVKLTREQQLDVISRTINETK, from the coding sequence ATGGATTGCTGGAATGGTTTTAAAGGTGATTTATGGAAAGCCGAGATAAATGTTAGGGATTTTATTCAAGAGAATTATGCTCCTTACGAGGGTGACCAATCGTTTTTAGCTGGACCTACCGAAGCAACAAAAACGCTGTGGGAAAAACTATCAAAAATGTTTGAGCTTGAAAGAGAAAGATGCGGTGTTTATGATGTAGATACAAAAACTGCTTCAACAATAACATCACATAAGCCTGGTTACATAGATAAAGAGCTTGAAAAGATTGTAGGTTTGCAGACAGATAATCCGCTTAAAAGGGCTATCTTTCCTCGAGGCGGTATTTCACCCCTTGAAGAAGCGTTAGAAAATTACGGATATAAGCTGGATAAAACAATAAAAGATATTTATTCAAATCATAGAAAAACCCACAATGAAGGGGTTATGGCTGCTTATACGCCGGAAATCCGCAAAGCATGTGAAGCTGGAATAATTACTGGTTTACCTGACAATTACGGTAGGGGACGCCATATAGGTGATTACCGTAGGGTTGCTCTTTACGGTCTTGATTTTATTATTTCTGAAAAAGAGAAGGAATTTAAGCTTCTTGAACCAGGAGAAATGACGCCTGAGGTTATTCAGCAGAGAGAAGAGCTTACTGATCAATTAAACTCATTAAATGATTTTCGTGAAATGTGCGCTTCTTACGGTTTTGATGTATCTAAGCCGGCAAAAACAGCTCAGGAGGCTATCCAATTTGTATATTTTGCAATTCTGGCAGCAGCTAAACAGCATGACGGGGTAACCATTTCACTTGGAAGAACATCCACTTTTATTGATGTTTATGTTGAAAGAGACTTGAAAAATAATATTATCACTGAAGTTGAAGCTCAAGAGCTTATTGACCACTTCATTATGAAACTTAGAATATTCCGTTTTCTTAGATCACCAGAATACAATGAATTATTTTCAGGTGACCCTACTTGGATAACAGAGTCTATTGGAGGTTTTGGTGTTGACGGAAGAGTGATGGTAACAAAAACTTCTTACCGTTATTTGCATACTCTATATAACCTAGGTGTTGGCCCAGAGCCTAACATGACCGTCCTTTGGTCGGAGCGTCTGCCGGAAACCTGGAAAAACTATTGTGCAAGGTTATCTATAGAAACATCATCAATCCAGTACGAAAACGATGATTTAATGCGACCAGAATTTGGTGATGATTACGCTATTTCCGGGTGTGTAGGAGCTTTGGAGATTGGAAAGTCAACCCAACATTTTGGAGCTCGCGTAAACTTGCCTAAAGCTCTGCTTTACGCTATAAATGGAGGCCGTGATGAAAAAAACGGAGCGCAGGTTTCGCCGAAGTTTGCCCCAATAACTTCTGAATACCTTGATTATGATGAGGTGATAGAGAGATTTTATGAAGTTCAAAAATGGCTTGTGGGCATTTATGTTCAGGCTGTAAATATTATTCATTACATGCATGATAAATACGCCTATGAAGCTTTTCAAATGTCACTGCATGATCTAAACATAAAACGCTATGAAACGTTTGGAATTGCAGGACTTGCAATTACTGTAGATTCACTTATGGCCATTAAAAACGCTAAAGTTAAGGTTATTAGAAACGAAGAGGGGTTGGCTGTAGATTTTGAAACTACCGGCGATTACGTCCCTTTTGGGAACAGCGGAGAAGAAAGCGACAAATTGGCGGTTAAACTAACAAAAGATTTTTACAATTTTATTCGTCCACATAAAATGCACAGGAATGCAAAACCAACCATGTCCCTTTTAACAATCACATCAAATGTTGTTTATGGAAAAATGACTGGATCCACGCCTTGCGGAAGACCAGCAGACACACCTTTCTCACCAGGTGTAAACCCTATGAACGGAAGGGATAAAAACGGGGCGGTTGCTTCCCTAACATCGGTTAGCGACATACCGTATACCTGTGCCCGTGACGGCATTTCGTATACATTCGCTATCACTCCTCCAGCATTGGGCAAGGGTTTTAACGACAGACAAGAAAATCTAGCAAAACTTCTTGACGGATATTTTACTCCTAACGGAGGACAGCATTTGAACGTAAATGTTTTTGACCGCTCTTTGTTAGAAGATGCCATGGAGCATCCTGAAAAATATCCTCAGCTTACTATAAGGGTATCAGGATACGCCGTTAATTTTGTTAAGTTAACTAGGGAGCAACAGCTTGATGTTATTTCTAGAACAATAAATGAAACAAAGTAG
- a CDS encoding sigma-54 interaction domain-containing protein, with amino-acid sequence MIKNRLDYDMFLKLVDSLHDEINIWDSNYNLLYINSACERHYGFKKEDMIGKNYFDFMEEDYWHPALLPYVYKEKVPVMRTQKTHIGATITSIVVPFFDENGELEYVVSSIRDGLEDIYYLSVDEIERKRYEERHISSSSLLFKSSMMKEIMELAHTLSDVDSPVVILGESGVGKTRLARVMHNSSKRKDKPFITVNCGAIPKELMESELFGYEEGSFTGAKKQGKKGIFDAADGGTLLLDEISELPYLLQSKLLHVVQEKEFMPVGSNKMKKVDVKIITATNKNLKKLAVAGSFREDLYYRLSVFEINIPPLRERKEDIELLTFYFLKQFNKTYKKNHQLSTEVLNILRNYSWRGNIRELSHLIERLVVTVSDFIIRPHHLPSSLFEINKDTVVSSQDCFDDMVDEFKKAIVVEAYNKYKSSRKVAKKLKISQSKATRLIRKYLDEEMDLND; translated from the coding sequence GTGATTAAAAACAGACTGGATTATGATATGTTTCTTAAGCTCGTTGATAGCCTCCATGATGAAATCAATATATGGGATAGCAATTATAATTTGTTATATATTAATAGCGCTTGTGAACGACATTATGGTTTTAAAAAAGAAGATATGATTGGCAAGAATTATTTTGATTTTATGGAAGAAGATTATTGGCATCCAGCTCTTCTTCCATATGTCTATAAAGAAAAAGTCCCAGTAATGAGGACTCAGAAAACACATATTGGAGCCACAATAACAAGCATAGTCGTTCCATTCTTTGACGAGAATGGAGAACTAGAATATGTTGTTTCCAGTATTAGAGATGGCCTAGAAGATATTTACTATTTAAGTGTAGATGAGATTGAAAGAAAAAGGTATGAAGAACGACATATTTCTTCATCTTCATTGCTATTCAAGAGTTCTATGATGAAAGAAATTATGGAACTAGCCCATACGTTATCTGATGTAGATTCACCGGTTGTTATTTTAGGTGAATCAGGAGTAGGTAAAACCCGATTGGCGCGAGTAATGCATAATAGTAGCAAGAGAAAAGACAAGCCTTTTATCACCGTAAATTGTGGTGCTATTCCTAAGGAGTTAATGGAATCAGAGTTATTTGGATATGAAGAAGGGTCTTTTACCGGTGCTAAAAAACAAGGAAAAAAAGGCATCTTTGATGCTGCTGACGGAGGTACTCTTCTTTTAGATGAGATTTCTGAATTGCCCTATCTGCTCCAATCCAAGTTACTACATGTGGTTCAAGAAAAAGAATTCATGCCTGTTGGCAGTAATAAAATGAAGAAAGTAGATGTGAAAATAATCACTGCCACAAATAAAAATTTGAAAAAGCTTGCCGTTGCCGGAAGCTTCAGAGAAGATTTATATTATCGGTTAAGTGTTTTTGAAATCAATATTCCACCATTACGAGAAAGAAAAGAAGATATAGAACTATTAACATTTTACTTCCTTAAGCAATTCAATAAAACGTATAAAAAGAATCATCAATTATCTACAGAGGTATTAAATATTCTTAGAAACTATTCTTGGAGAGGAAACATCAGAGAATTATCCCATTTGATTGAGAGACTTGTTGTTACGGTAAGTGATTTTATAATAAGACCCCATCACCTTCCAAGTAGTTTGTTTGAAATTAATAAGGATACTGTTGTATCAAGTCAAGATTGCTTTGACGATATGGTTGATGAATTTAAAAAAGCCATTGTTGTTGAAGCATATAATAAATACAAGAGTTCCCGTAAAGTTGCAAAGAAGTTGAAAATCAGCCAATCCAAAGCAACCAGACTGATCAGAAAATATTTAGATGAAGAAATGGATTTAAATGACTAA